The nucleotide window TTGTCTGACTTTCTCAACTAGGATCTTTACTGCTATAATGCCCATGGTAGCTGCCGGATTGATCCCCGACGATCCCACTTTGCAGCCCATAAGAAGACTTGTGTCCCttgtaggatttttttaaaattctgttttcctttttctgGTGCTACTGTAGTCCTCCATCCCCACCCCGAATTTTGTGCATGATGTGTTATAGGTGCACATTTTAACCTTTGCTGCTAGTTACATTCTCATTGGTTGATTATGGGATcatgtgtcttttttaaaaagctagccaATCAGAATGTCCCTTTGCTGCATGGTGTACCCACTAATTTCTCAGGAAGTCTGTGTTCCATTGCACTTTCGTCTAATGTTTAATCAGTCCTTTCATTCCTTATCGATTTCAGCTAGTCATGCAGCTAAATAATTGGTtgttttcccactctttccttcACCTTGCCTTTCTCTTTTGGTTCTTTAGCTCATAGCCATCCAATGAAAGTTCCAACAGCCTACAGACTTTCCTACAGGCTTTTGTTGACTTTGCAGAGCTTGAAACATTTGTCTACATTCTGTCCGTGAGCCTTTCTCCTTAGAAGTTGGGATGTTTTTGAACATTCTATGATATCATGGTGCTCAGCCAATGATAAGCAGTGGGAGGCCCCCTCTCAGAAAAACTTTTATGTATAAGTTTATATAAGTATATCTATATGAgaccgtctgacggggagggcggtctagaaatgtaataaataaataaaataaccttaTTATCTATGAGCATATTAATCACTAATCAAGTTTAATTCTGCTTTTGAAGGCCGCATACTGACAGATTGAAAATTATGATTTGCTACTGGCAAAATAAACAATGCAGCATGAAATAACAGACAAACCCCAGGCATGGGCAGAGTCTGTCACCTTATAGGTCAGTTTGCAATGAGACTTAAAATTGAGGCCAGATCTCAAGAGCAGTGAACAACACAGTTTTTGGAACCTGCGAGTAAACTAGGTTCTGTGCCTGCTTAAAGCGCCTCAAAACAATCCTGTGGGCAAGAAATGGATTTATTTTATCAGATTGCTTCTAAAAATGGAGTGTGACAGAAGTCTGGTCACTGCTAAGGACTTGGGGAAACAATTCCCTTATCTCTCTTGTGTCAGGGCttgaaaaatatttcaaattccTAGCTGGCAGCAGCATTTTTTTGTGTTAGTTGCTTGGGCTCTCGGGCACCTGGGAAATCCAGCCCTGCTTTTGCTGTTCTAACTTGAGATATATTTAATTGCTCCTGTTTCAAAGAAGGTGGCCGGCTGATGACTCTGGTGCGTTTTGTTGCCTTAATGCACAAAGGCAATTAAGACTAACTCTAAGGCCTTCGCTGCCCAAACTCTGGTCAGGTTCCTGAGAACGGCTGAATAACTTGCCTCAGAGGGCTCTGGGTGCATTTTTTCTTGAACAATAAGCCACACCTCACACCAACCTacataaaaaaaatcatttttgaaaTGTAGAGGATTAAGGTTGCATCCCAAACCCTAAATATTGAGAGAAAACGATTGGAGCAGGGTGGGCTCTCAGTCTGAACGTGTCAAGATGCccaccttcacaacaacccattTTACCAGTGGGAAGGTGAGAAAGAAATCACTTCCCCAAGGCTATTTATTTGGACTGTGAGACATTTGAACTTGGGTGTTTGATGGTCAAAAGCTAAGCCAAGAGCTTTCTGATGGCCGGAACAAGCCCTGTACACATCACAAAAGCTGCTTCAGGCCAAGCCATCGGGGAGGTTCCTTTTACTTCCACCTCGACAGAGTTTGGCCATTCTGCGATTTTGCTGTAAAGCTTCCAGATGCTTCCAGCTCTGGTGCTGCAAAGTTTTAATTTCTCGTGTGATTCTTTCCTTTTGGAAGGTTTAGCTTCTTCTCCCGTGATAAGAGACGGATGCAAGCCAGCCAGAGAAGTGCCCCCTTCCAGAATTCCTTTGGCGAATGGGCCGACTCAAACAAAGACGATGTGTACACCGAACAAGGGCTTGAAGCCTTGCAGCATCTGTGACAGCACAAGGGGAACGGTTTGGCTGCTTTGGTAACAAATGTGGAGGAACTCGCATAGCAGACAGCGGCACCAGGATGCGTTTCTTCCCCCAACTCCCTTGCCTTACACAACGTGATTGGCGAAAAAGCTTATTTCCGGACCGATTTCCAAAAGAGATCCTTTAATGTTTACTTTTGGCTGCCAAAAGCAAGATTCAGGCATCTGTAATGATGGGCCTCGTATACTCTGGTGTAGCAACACTTCTAGATCACTGGCTGTGTATTAATTTAACAAGCCTGTGGGTGTTTTGGGgtattgctttgtttgtttgtttccccaGTCACTGCACTTAACACTTTTCTTAAACCCAAAAAGGATACGGACTGTTACTAAAAACCTGCATCGGCCATTGGCAGTCCTGTTGAAACTCTCTGCCTGGTGGGAAAAGAAAGGCAATGGCGATTTCTgatcatttttcttcttctgctaATGACAGTTTTAGGGAATTTGCATCCACTGGTCTTCTCCGTCACAGTAGAAGATCCATCGAGTTTGTAGCCTgggctctttcctcctcctcgaGTGGCACCTTCCATTTTGGAAAGCTGGCCAAGGCAAATCTTGGAACTGGATCCAAATAGCTTGGAACTGTGTATTTTGGTTTGTTATTTATAGTGCCTAAAGAATGATGGTGTAGGAGGGAAGGGTGCCTTGCAGTTTTGCTATGAATTCTCTGATGTATTAATGGAAACTAAACTGTAGAAATTCATgctaaccttttttaaaaattatcctcATACCCCAGTTGCCACTCTCTTGTTCAAAGGGCACAGTGTTTCTTTTCCGCAAGGACCTTGGGAACAAAGTCAGCCAACTTTTACACCTGGTTCCTCCAGATATATGGTCAGGATCCGAAGAGCTACGTTTTGCATGCCTATTTGTTATGGAAATCTCAGCTGGGGTTCCTGGATGCTGGGGAGTTGCTACCTGGTTCTTGTCCCTTTTACATTACGTTGCAGTTGGCCTGTCCTGATGCAACCTCATCtgagattctttttaaaaatgctatgctAACacctgtgccctgacctggatagcccaggtgagcctgatctcatcagatctcagaagctaagccaggtcggccttggttagtaattggatggaagatctccaacgaagacgaagggttgcagaggcaggcaatggcaaaccacctctgatagtctcttgccatgaaaaccctccaggggttgccattaagtcagctatgacttgagggtaccccacacacacactaacacCCATATCACTCCAGCTTCTCTGCTTCCAAGTTGCTTATGCAGTTTGGCAAGGAAAAGAGATAAGACTTGGGAGTTGCAATACCTGAGGGTCCGACCCACAGAGCCCTGCATTCAGGTCTCTTTGCAACCATGCTTTGTGGCCTTCAGCGAGCCATTCCTCTCTCAGGTGCACAAATGCAGGAGAATCAAGGGAGAGAATGGTGAGCAGGCACTGGATTCCAGCTCTGAATATCCTTTTGTATAAAAACAAACATGCTGATAGAAAACCACAACATGGAGATGGGTTCTATTCATTTTGTTTGCTGGATGAGATGGTTTTccatttgcagggagtttttaacaTTGGGCATTTAAAAATGTGATCCTCTACCCACAGTCTGAATTAGGGAGTCCAGATTACCACCCCGGGGTCTCTGCCACTTCGTTCCCCCGCAAAGGTGAACCAGGCGCAGCCGTGATTCCCAGTatgcaagagagagaaaaactagGTTACGAACTTTTTAGGAAGTTGTTACAAAGGTTATGGATATCTGTGAAGCACTTCTCAGATTTAGGAACAATGCTACTTAAATCTGGTGGGTTTGGGTGTGAACCTTACGCTAACAACacgaggtttgtttgtttttaaagctaaTGAATCCTCTCTACATTGTAGTGGCCTGTTTGTAAAACACTTTGAGGTTTCAGCAATTCCCGAGTACTTGGAATAAACCTAGATTTAAGTTCCACGGACTTCACAAAGCCTAAATTGGTTTAAAGGGCAGTATTCCTTCTTACCTCTTCATGCTTATCTAGTAAAGCACAGACTTTTACAAGAAATGCAGAATTCCCTTCGGAAAGTTCCTTATGCAACAGAGGATTTTAGGGGGACCTTGCATTTGCCACCTTCACTGCTGCAATTTTCTTCTATATGGAAACAAGAAGGGCACGCAGACAGAGAATTCTCACACTCTGTCTTGGACCTTGTTAGGTGCCCAGCGGTGATTAACAGTGCTGAGCCCGTTTCCAATCTTGCTTGCCGTCTTGAGTTTGGCTTGGTGCAGCAGACCTGTCACTTTTAAGGACTGCAGGTTTTTACTCCTCTTTGTCCTAGTTGGAAACGGAGGCTTTAATGTGCGAGTGAATAACTGATGtcgtaagattttttttttgagaggTTAAAGCTGTACAAAGGAGGaatgatttggggagggggcagtagtCTGGGGAAGAGCATGCCAAAAGTCCCaggcttagagctaaactacacgagacgaattacatgaggacactcaagtgatgGGAGATGCCATGTtatccaggaagcatagtttaaacatcacctctctctacagagcaggcaaagatcactcctcagagtttTTAAATTTCACACCTCTCCACAGAGCTAGCAAAGACGGCTCCTCACAGggtttaatttcctcttcacctcctctaaggagaaattgacagagcctttcaggaggcaaagaggaaattaacagaccCCGAGGAGAGATCTTTgtaggctctgtagagagaggtgaaatttaaactacgcttcctggctaacattgtgtctcccatcacttgagcatccttgtgtaatttgtctcaggTAGTTTAGCTCTCAATCCCTGGGGTCTCTTGGTAGCTGGTACAAGCTGGTAGCAGGTGCTGAAAAAGAAAGCTGTTGCCACAATAGCAGGCAAGATGGGCCACTGGTTTGATTTGGTGTAAAGGACTACTACAGCCTGTGATTTTCAAACTTTAAGAGGGGCACATTGACAGCAGCACATTTCCTTAACAAAACCGGCCTCTCTGGTGAGAAGGCGCTTCAGTGGCCTGGCTGGGAACAATGTCTGTCTGCTCAAGACCTTTGAGAGCTGATGTCCGTCAGAGTATACAGTATTCCACTCCAGAGACCAACACTCTGGTTTGGCAGAAAGccgcttcattttttttttttaaagtggaagaCCGACAAGGCTTCCTGAATATAACTAATCCCAATCATGTCTAAGAGGAAGACGTTTCCATCCAGCTCAAGGGAATGTGCTGGTTTGACTCTCACAGTATAATGCTGTACATCCCACTTATCCTCGGGGGGAATTGCTTCCAAATAAGCAGGTTTTATCCTGGCAGGGCTCCtgtgcagttgaagcttttcctggcagaTGCTGGATAGAGAAAAATTGAGTTAAAGACACTAAAGTCTGGCCAGTGTGCGGCAGTCCTTTCTGCACATCTCCTAAGGAGCACTGGTCCTTTTCCCCATCGACCACTCACTACCATTTGATACCATTGTTTTGACTTCAGGTTGTATCTAGGGGCTTTTGGCATCAATGTTAGTCGAGGTTTTCACCTCATTTGTCATTTTGATACTCCAGGAGATCATAGAAAAAGAGACACAGCTGTGCAAAACTTGTCACTGCTGCAATTTTCTTCTATGGGGAAAACGTTTGCTGAATTCTTGGGTATCTCAGAAGACAAGCATGTTTCAAAGCGGCTGCCATACCCCAATGAGGACAAAgaatagccctgttcacacattacagtgaatgcatgtacattcTGCATGTCCATGCGTACATCTTTAAGAGTCCACGTGCAGTCACTTGACAAACGAAACCAGAAAACAGTACCTGTGCGAGTTCAATCTGTACATGAATATAAAGTGAGAATTACGCAGCGCATGTATAACCAAAATCAAGTGTTCCGTGTAcatggattgtgtgtgtgttcactgtaacttgtgaatagggCAACCATTATCATCAGAGACATGTGTGGATGCTTGGACACAGGGTAAATATAAGGAAGTGCTAACAGGACTTCACCAACCTTCAAATGCTGATGAAATTCAAGTTCCACTCAGCTCTATGGCTGCTCCAGGTTGCGCCACGTTTTAGAATAAATTATGTAGATTCTTACTTGGCGTAATGTATTCATCTTGCCCGCAGCAGAGAAGGGCTAGGTGGGATACTGCAGTCCCACCTCCAGTCTATTAGAAAATCCTCCAGTCTTCTACAAAGGAGGTATTTGCTATTatttccatgaggactagaaaactCTTAGAAATAGATAGCGGAGATTCTCAGGAGGCTACATTCCCTGCCAGCTACAAAATTCTGCCCcagctgtgtgtgtttaaatgcatAGGCAGCGCTGAGGATAACCCACAAGCTGTTGTCATTTGCCTGAAGTTTTCGCCAAACTGCAGTCCCATCTAAAACAAAAATATGCCAATCTTGTCACCAGTCCTTCTATGGGGGGTTAACGCTCTATGTAGTCGTTTCCTCTGCACTGTCAGCATTTAACCAGTTGTCATACGCTTGGAAGGGCTCTCCCTCTTAACGCAATTTTCCTGGAGAGCTCTCACATACTGGAAAGGGAATTAATGCCACTGTGAGATATGCAAAACAGTGAATGTGCTTAAGGATTCAGGATACTGTAAGATTAAAAAGGCAATAAACGGTTTGTTTTCAGGGCGGGTGGGAAGAGGGTTGGGTCAACTGTAGATCTTTTTAACAATCTAAATAAACTATTTCTGAATTAAATGAGAAGTTGTCAATGGTGTTTACATGCTGTTAGTATATATATACCTCTTGCCAATAATTGGCAGCTTAAATAAAATAAGCCTTGGACTCACTGTCCATTCTCAGAAGACACCAAACAGTAAAATTCTCTTTTCTGTCCACAGCATTTCCTACACCTAGGCAATTAATAAGATTTCCCCAGCCCTTTCTCCTTGGCATCTTCTTTTCTCAGCCTAATTAACCATGTACTCCTCTTTCCCTCAGGACTCTACCTCCTATTTTATCTCTCTTCCTTTAACCACTTCCTGCATCTGGTTTCTCTTCCTATTGTTTTCCATTTTCCCAGATCTCTTTCCCCACACAGAATCCACCCTGTTTATTAGCATTCTATTGCTCATGGATTTCACGTGGGCAGTTAGAATGTTTGTGAATATTTCATAGCATGCATTATTTCACAGCATGCATTAAAAAGCATGGACAGAATGTGCGTGAACACATAGGCACCAAACAATGTGACAACGGGGCAGAATGGTGCAGTGTGGCTGAGCCAGGAAAAATAACACTCTACCCACAATTCCCAAACCCATAATCCCAGGAGAGGGATGCTAAACATAGCATTGTAACAGAAGAGCTACCGCATAGTTTGCTGCAAGCAGAAACTCGTGTAATAACTTCAAACAAGACTGTAGGGAGAAGCCTTTGTGATTTGTATCCTACATCGCTGATCTAGGTTTAAAGCTCAGATTACTACTGTTacatatactttttttttttaactgacccATgtagggacgttgcatcacaatgttttcttggcagactttttgttatcgaactcgggtcatgagcagagcttgggctgcagtactgcagcttaccactctgcgccacggggctcttacttaAAGGGTAAGTTACTACATATTATACACCTAATGCCcctccctttgttttttttttttaaactgactaGCTACAAAATCATTTTTCAGCCATTTATTTACAAAGGTATGTTTGCAACACAAAAACTTTGTTCCCAGAATGCCTGTAAGCCTGGCCCAATAAGAAAAAGCCAAGAACTGGGGGGGTTTGCCTCCAATATCTGCTCTCATTCAATCTTGCGACAGCCAGGAAGCATCCCACAAAATGCGCCATCCTGAAAATGGTACGGTGAGCTCATCACTGTGTTACAGCCATTCTGTAATAATGTGCACACAACCTACAAAGGCTGTATACATACATTTAAACCCTAGCTGAAGGCCAGTAATGTGTTCAAAAATAACTAGCGGTGGCATTTCTGACACGGTCACTGTGAACAAAGCCACAGGTCAAGACAAGATGAATGGTGAAATCTTCACATGGGCGGAGAATTCTCCTGATCAGCTACTATGGTGAAAATATGGACAGTTTTGTGCCCCTCGCCCTTTTTGGTATTAAAAAATACCAAAAATACCAAAAAACCTCCCTTTTCTTGCAGCGGTCTTACCCTAGATTGCCTGAAGAGTAACAGCACTGGGAAGAGACAGTAGCAGCCAGCCTGCTTGGGCCTGCCTCTTTTGGGGCCGCCTTCTACCACTAGAAGAACCACACTTTTAGGATACCGGAATTGTTTTTCATTGTGAGCACACAGGCACCAAACAATGTGACAACTATGCAAAAAATGGTGAAGTGTGGCTGAGCAAGGAAAGAGAACGTTCTACAGCCCAGTCCTAAACCAAGGCGCTTTCGCAGAGTCCATGTGGCTGGGATACGAACGTGTTGGTTCAAAATGTTCAGGAACTGGATTTCCTGTCATGACCTGTTGTCCGGCAGTCACACGGCACAAGATGGGAGTTTTCCATCAGTGTCGGTCTTCATCCCTTGGTTTCTTGGAGGTGTGGTCTCTGCTCCAGTCTTTCCGCTCTCTATCCCTTCCCTCTCTTCCAGAGCTTCTTTCCTCTCTGGAGTGCCGCTCGCGGTCCCTCTTGCTTTCACTCCGCTCCCTTTCGGGCCACCTCTGCTCTCTATTCCTCTCCTGACCTCGATCCCTTGTTTTCCAATCCCTGGACCAGGGTCTCTCCCTTTTCTCTGCCAGTCCTTCTCCATAAAAATCACTTTTCATAGCGGGCAAGTTGATGGGCTTCCGGAAAGGTCTGTCCCTGCCCCCAAACCGCAGCTGCCCAGACTCCTTTTTGCCCCCAAAGCCGCCCCCAAGCCGCCGCGGGATCCATCCTTTCAGGGTCCTTTCCAGCTCAAAATCTACATATATCTCACGCTGGTCAATAATGAGCTTGTTGGCATCTCTGTGAGCTTTCAACAGGGACCTTTCGTCTTTGTACTCAATGAACGCATAGCCCTTAGAAAAACCCGTGACCAAGTCCCTCACCAGACGCAACCTTCGGATGTCTCCGTATCTGGAAAAGACTTCCTTCAACTTGTCCTCAGTGGTTTGGAGACTGAGTCTAGCAACAAAGAGCGTGAGGTGTGGATCTCCCACAACGCCTTGGTTGGGGACATAGCGGGCCACCATAGCCCTCCAAATGGCTCGGTCATGCGGTTCTTCATCGGTACCATCAATGCTTCCTGCTTTGAGCGGATCATATTCTTTTGCAATGGGTGCCCACTCATTCATtgtctggagaaaacagcaccaataataataataacaacaataataataacatttgatttatatactgcccttcaggacaacttaacgcccactcagagaatcacaacaatcaccctgtgagagagctctgactgacccaaggtcccccagctggcttcaagtggaggagtggggaatcaaactctgctctccagattagagtcctgccgttcttaagtgactgaatCAAggctacccagctggcttcagttaGAGGAGTGGCTACACTAAAAGGTCTTTCCAGCAGCTGGCCCAAATATCGAGAATACCTTCCTGAATAAAGTGCAGGGTTGTTTCTTCCTCATCTTTTTTTCAGACAGGGTGCAAAATATTTTTGTGCATGTCAGGATGTTTTGTTGAAGAGGTGCAGCCCAGGAAAAACTTGCGCACAACCTCTTAGTTCTCCTCCTCTACGGGAACTAAGGCCATGATACATATAATTGGAAATGAACACACATTCTTCCCCAGTTTTGCCCCACTTCCATCTTTTCTCCCCTCTCTTGTCATCGTGTTTCTCTCAAATTTTggattgtaagctccttggggcagagcTTTGTCTTCCTGTGCTCTGTAAAGCATAACGTACATTGACTCTTCTGTGTAATAAAAGTCTCACCATTTGATTCGGCTGAATGTAAACAGAGCCTAAACTAATGAGTTCCAGTGGGATAGCCACGTTAAGTTCGTGTGAACAAAAAAAGAATCCTACAGACACCTAAAAGACATgaattgcagcataagcttttgcagaCTCAAGGCCTGTAAACCAATGTTGTAAGGCAGGCCAACTGCTACCACTAGACTGCTATGTAACTAGAACTGAAGGAAGAAAAATACCCAAGAATTATTCTCTTTTCAGCACAAGCATAGAGCCCTGAGCAGGGATGGTGGTGAATAGATTTCAAAGAGGAACACCCATTTCAGTTATTCAGTAGCTATGGATTATAATCCTGTTTATGTAACTAGTACACCAAGCCTGAATATAGAACTACTCTCACAATCTATTGGCTATTATTAACTACTCACAATCTCAGCTGCCCTCCCAGTCTGCAATTAGGAACATGCTTGCAGCCCGTATATTGTTGCCTTTACatcttatttattattaaaatgtaATGTTCAAAGATAAAAGCAACTTTAATAAACTGCAAAGGCAATTATATtctaataaatataatttattaattaatgtTAGTTAATGTTTCAATACACTGGGGACTGCTTTTTAATGTATCAGATTTTTATCCCAGATTTCCTCCTAGAAACCTAAGGCAGCTAACACAAAAAACCAACTTCAATGCACCCTTTTCCTCTCACTTAGGTGCTTGGCGTGGGTAGGAACAGGAGGGGTGCTTTCACTTGAGAGTCACGTTCAAATCAGATCTTATTTTGGAGTTCTTGAACACGCCAACGCTAAACACTTAGGGCTAAtaaactcacagggttgttgtacggATGACGCCAAGATAATATATGTGAAATTCTTGGAGCATTCAAATGTTCACTTTGCCATTAATGCCAACTATTATTAGCAAGTCCTTTTCTCGGGGGTATGGAGAACAGGCACCTCTTTACGGAGTACTGTTGCCTCttgtagtggaaaagagcaagagtctagtagcacctataagactaacaaactttgaggtagggtaggaacttttgtgagtcataacttggtgagtggagtgatttcaaatATCAGTGCtggtttctccacacccaccagcactctgcataccccaccctatactatcatttaatttaatttaatttaatttattatatttatattccgccctccccgctttcgcaggctcagggcggataacaaatacaaacatgtttaaaaacattttaaaacattaaataatacatttaaaaaacatttaaaaacattaaatataacaattcatgctgcatagtggttcatatatgcttctgtgtttgcataggggtgatggtttaacccccccttcacggggttatatcatgcctgctattgtcattcaccggctattgtcattcagcatctgaaatcactccactttcccaagatataaggacagatggactcacattctagctatatctgaagaagtgagctgtgactcacaaaagctcataccctaccacaaattttgttaagtcttataggtgctactggattcttgctcttttctgtatctgaagaagtgagctgtgactcacgaacgcgcctaccctaccacaaattttgttagtcttatgtaTGCtattgagtacccagtttcctggaggtaaagtgtagatgactggggaaggcaatggcaaaccaccctgtaaaaagtctgccaagaaaacatcgtgatgtgacatccccccatgggtcagtaatgactcggtgcttgcactggggactacctttaccttttttatatacgctattggactcttgctcttttctctgcgAAGAaactgtgattcacgaaagctcctaccctaccacaaattttattagtcttataggtgctactggactcttgcttttttccactgctacagacagattaacatggctacccatcttgattcgTTGCCTCTTGGGCATTAAGGATTTGGGCCAAGAGAGGAGAACTTCATGAAtaccaaaacttttttttaaaaaacggcatTATTAGTATTAACAAagacagggctgccaacctccagccgaggcctggaaatctcctggaatcacaactgatcaccatgcgacatagatcagttccctggagaaaatggctgctttggaaggtgggctgtatggcattaaaccctgctgaggtccctccccactgCAAACCCTTGCTCTAtgcaggctccatcccccaaatctccaggaattttccaacccagagccgGCAACCCTAATTTTAAGGAGCAGGCTGGGGCTTTTGCCCTGGTCAGCTGCAAACTTATTGCACTTGGACTTCCTCCCACTCCAAGCCAGCAGCTCCTTCCAGCCCAGAAGAGGCTATGCAGTCACCACGCGGCCACTGCATCCACCAACGcctattcctccccctccccgatTTACAACAGTTTGCAAAAGGCAGGCAAGCACTCACCGCGCGCTAGGAGACCCCAGGTCCTCAAAAAAGCACCTACTCTCCCATCTGCAACAgatgattcatcagatcccaaaAACTCTTTTCCGCAGAAATTGATCCCTTAGACCTGGAAAGATTAGATATTAAAAAGCAGCAGTTTGGGGAAAGGCagaatcctcccccctccctccccccggggtTCCAACTCCGACTGTCGCGCAGCGCGAATCCGCAGCTCCGAAAACAAAGGCGCGTTTGCTTTTGCGCTTCCCAGCGGACGCCCCCTGATGGCGGAAGACGGTATGCCACCGGGTTTAGGGCTGCGGCGGTTAAACTGGAGGCCGttgggttgccaagctccaggtgttACCTGGAGATCTTCTGCTTTTCATAACAGATGTCCAGCCGACGAAGATCAGTtttcctgcagaaaatggcattaccctccccccccccaaaaaaccccaaaatgtcTTCCCAAGGCTctaccccaaaatctctaggaattttccaacctggagctggcaaccctagggccagGGAGTGTCCTGGATTTTACAGCCAAGTGAACACATCTAGTGAAGAGAGTGTCTTGCaattattttttcttctctttattTTAAATTAGCCCTGAAGAGTTGAAAGCCATCGTAGTTCTTTTACACAACCAGCAGAGAATTCTTTCCtgatgcttttgggggggggggataactccggttgccaatttccaggtgatGGCTGCCAAAATGACAACTGATCCTGGCTACAGATGATTTTGAAGCCATACCccagtattaaaaaaa belongs to Eublepharis macularius isolate TG4126 chromosome 13, MPM_Emac_v1.0, whole genome shotgun sequence and includes:
- the SNRNP35 gene encoding U11/U12 small nuclear ribonucleoprotein 35 kDa protein — protein: MNEWAPIAKEYDPLKAGSIDGTDEEPHDRAIWRAMVARYVPNQGVVGDPHLTLFVARLSLQTTEDKLKEVFSRYGDIRRLRLVRDLVTGFSKGYAFIEYKDERSLLKAHRDANKLIIDQREIYVDFELERTLKGWIPRRLGGGFGGKKESGQLRFGGRDRPFRKPINLPAMKSDFYGEGLAEKRERPWSRDWKTRDRGQERNREQRWPERERSESKRDRERHSREERSSGREGRDRERKDWSRDHTSKKPRDEDRH